In the genome of Astatotilapia calliptera chromosome 18, fAstCal1.2, whole genome shotgun sequence, the window CATAAACAGACCCCAGGGTTTGAGCAGATGCACAGATTTAAATACCTGGGAgtccacatacacaaacacctGACATAAGCAACTAACATCACTGcggttttaaaaaggcccagcagcatcTGTACAGCTTCAGGTGTTTAAGCATCTCTGCATTGCTACCTTACAGGTTTTCAGGAGCTTTCTGGCAGGCTGCTAAACCACTGGTAACATGCCCTGCACTAAAAAAGCAGCGCTTTAGGGGCGTTTTAAAGTATCCATACAACAGCCTGTTCTCGCAGACAACACAACATGTTCATTTTTGTTCATGAGCCACAGATCTAAAGTTTAACATACTAAATTCTCAAATGTCCACATTTTAACACTTAATGAACCAGtcaattacaaaaaaatgtgaTATCTTAAGAGGTGTAAGCGTAATTTCAACACCTTGTCCTGGTTGTTCAACAAAGTGAAGCTACTATTATTACGTGTACATAAATTTACTGATCATAAAAGCTTCACGTGTACAGTATTTGATGACTCAGACAACTTGTCTAAATTTTAACCCttttatgtttaaatgttttctgtaaaaaaaatatatatataccgtaattgtcgggctataagccgctactttttgcacaagctttgaaccctgcggcttttagtcaggtgcagcttttctatggattgtccatgagcggatttgttttgtttgttccgctgttgtacggcactacgttgcctggcggaaggatcggggttcaagagtggtatgttggtcacatgtccatccgccaggcaacgtagtgccgtacgaagtagcgcgaaaaacgaacttcaaagtagcgctacgcgttcagctggaggcgtggatgacgagcggcgataaacttgcgaaaagcaagttatgcccaactccaccattggattctgacagcgtggaaaagtgtgaaaacatccacgatcaccaacggattttgaagggctggactgctgcatgatggagaggaggacaccgccacggcccttctgagggtgttcgactctgacactgacaatgaggatttctttggttttgaaagtgacaacgaaggagagaagaagagtggatgacgaagccatcctgagcctgttcgtttccgacactggagaagaggactttggtggttttagtgcgcaggaagaagagaaagatggtggtgaatgactgacttttcttcttgttaaagccgtgtcgctgcacctgagcctaaaaggtagtccgaatctatttttctggtgtgctgtaggttactgttatgtactacatttgttactcatttatgaagcacagtacatgttttgtacttgtaattaccgctacttgtacatatacctaaaaagttatgcaaatatgtacccataacttgtttttcaaaatattaataaaagtaatgtctccaaacagccatctctttcctgacaattcgctttgtgcatattctcttacatatgataagtcaacattgaaacacctgcggcttttggtcaggtgcggctaatatatgtacaaaacaggattttcccctgattttagcttgtgcggctaatattcaggtgcgctctgtagtccgggaaatacggtatattTAAGCAGGAAATATGCAACATTTCTGGCTTTGATTCTCTCTTCAAAGTAATGTCAATCGACTAAATTCAAAAATGTTCACCATGATTTTAATTACACCTAATGTGGCGTATTTTTACGTTATAGAAGAGATTTTTCGGTGGAACATTATTTTACCTTTGCAGGCTCCACACCAGCTCTTGTGGATGATGACCATGATCGGCAGCCCGCTGttaatttaaacacatttaaaagtgcATCAAAACCAAAATTAAACTCATGCTGTTCCAAACTGAAAACTCCTCACACTGCTCCATGTTTTTAAAGTCTGAAATTGCCACACATGAAAAACTACACCCGCTCGTTGACAACTTGTCAATCTGCTCCTCTAACCAGGACAAAAATAGATATATGCGTGGGGGGTTTTAACAGCTGCCTCGGGCTAATCTTTGCACAAAAGGCTCTTTGGCAGCATTTCAGGAAGTGTTTGTAATATTTTAGCTCACCTGGCTTCAGCTTCTTTCTTGGCATCTTCCAGCGTCCTCCAGTGGATGTGATCACCGAATCCTGCAGGCAGAGACAATCAATGAGCACACCCACACTGTGTATCTGGTATTGTGTTGCACACCAGGGTGTGTTCGCCCTAAATACTCAATCAATAGATAGGGGTATGAGGAAACTCTGGCAAATACTACTGAATGGCAAGTTATTTGATATTAGTCATATAAAAGTCGCTGGCTAGATAGTGCTATAGCAAACAGGGCTGAAACAAGGTACTTTATACAGCTACTTCACCAATAATAAAAGTAGTAGTAGCTTATTACTAGTAGTACTATTAATAAGcatgaaatacattttagataaacaaaaataaagtggCAAATTTACTAaagaaaaaactattaaaattaaaatctggaaaatttatgaggaaaaaatgtaagaaaaaaatgggaaaactgagaattaaaaTGTGGCGAATTTATCAGAAATAAACCGGCAAAATCTGCAAGAAGAAAAAGCTGTttgataaaaagacaaaaaaacattttatttaacatcCTCTTTATTTTCTACTCTTTCTACTGCTACTTCTGAATAATTAAGATGGCAATCAACGGATTAATCATTTGTTTCAGTACTAAACTTTAATCGCATTCACTAGCTTGTTTCTTTTAACGCCCACTACTAATTACATTCATACTgtacaacttttttttccaatcaAAATGAACAACATTCATGTAGGCATATTTTATTTAAGCATATATCTCATCTTCCTGTGTTCTTAgcgaaaaacattttaatttgagtGAGTATAATTATAAGTTAATACAGTAGTAATGAAGAAATCGTTAAACTAAAAGGAAAATTCAGGTCTGTAGAGGACTTAAAGCTATAAAACAACTCGGCTAAGCTGAccagaaaaactacaaattatGTCTGCCCGACAGAAACACATGCTTACACCTGCTCAGTAAACCAGGACACGGATATTAGGTTTCAGGGTGAAAGACATCTggctctgctctgctctgccaCTGATGACAATATCAATGAAGCTACACAAAGATCCTGCTTTAAATCAATCATTAACTCCAGATTTAGACTCACCTCTCCCGCTGGTGGCTTCCACAACCTCCTGGAAACACGATAAAGAGATTAAAAgctgaaaaactgagaaaaggcCGAAGTTCAGCAGAGAGGTTTGCATTTTGAGTGCTTTTCCTTGTCAAAATGCGGACGGGAACAGCTAATAGCAGTGACCGATAGTTAGCCAAGTGACCCGGATGTATAACAGCCGCGTTTCATAATAAAAGCTGTGCACAGGAAaacctggttttgttttgttttttaataaatatatgttacaattcttctttctttctttctttctttctttctttctttctttctttctttctttctttctttctttctttctttctttctttaataaaagaaaatttacaattttctgtttatttgcctAGATTATTTAGTTTTCCATGGTCCCTTTGAATGTTCACTTCAGTCAGAAGTTTAAATCTGCTTTTACAAATCGACGGGATTTGAACAGTTATTTTTCCAGAGTTGAATGATTGTACAacttacatctttaatgactatAGGAAATGAGAGTTGTTTGcacaatttatttttgatttcctGTAGTCCACACAGGATCAAATGTTTACACACAGGCTAAAATATATTCATACACTCAATTAGATCTTTTAATAAGCAGAGCTCAAGGTTCTACAATGTCTTTTAACTTGACAAGGCCAAAAAGTGTTAACTTCTCCTTGGTGATCACAATTGACAACAACCGGTAATTTCTCAAAGGAGATCTGTAGAATTGTAGCTTTCCGTTGGGAAGGTgtcttggagtcattttgaaACAACTGCAGATTTCAAGATCATAACTTTAATTACCTGTACACAACTACAAGTTTCCAGATGTATCACCACTTTTCCAAGGTCTGGAAGAAGACCCAAACTGTCACCTTTAGATCAGAGGAAACAGGTTAGGATGTTCAGAAACAACCCGGGCACAACCAAGGCTCAAGCCTGTCATGAATTAGAAACTGATGTGACACCAGTGTTACTGTCCACAGTGAAGTGAGTTTTACATCACCATGGTCTGAGAGGTGCTGCTTCAAAGTCAACACCTTCAGGCTCGACTAGTGTTTGCAGCCCTTCACATGGACAAACCAAATGGCTTCTGGAGAACAGTTGAGCTATTTGACCACAATGATGAAAAGTATGTTTGGAGTAGTAATGATGAGGCTTTTAAACCTAGGAACACTTTTCTCATtggtcaagcatggtggtggtagcattaCACTCTAGGACTCttttgctgccagtggtacTGGTACACTGCACAAAGTGGTTAGAATAATAAAGAAGGGAAGAGCACAATTGGGTGTTCGAAGAGACAATAATCCCAAATACAAATCAAAAATGGGTTAGGAatggataaagcaggctaacattaagtTTCTAAAATGGCCTTCCCAAAACCCCAACTTCAACCTCTGTTGATAATTTGTGGACTATGCTTAATAGCCGGATCTGTGCCAGGAAACCAATTAAAACTTTACCAAATCTGCCAAAAAGATTGGTCAAATATCAGCGGTCGAGATGCAACTTTAACCAATCATTAATGGGATTTTGTTCATATATACCCTGTATGGGTtatagaaaatccaaaataaacacaaacttgTGCACACAGttcttgtttatttaaattaattaaaggatTTTGTCCAGTCATACCAAcctgaataaagaaaaaatcgAAAGAAATCAtgaaaagccccaaattaccatgacattaaTGTCCGTGACGAATGTATGTAAACTTCCctaaaactttcatttttgttataatcatgttgtgtttgtgggcGTGCACGtttgtgcgcgcgtgtgtgtccGCGTTTTACTATTGGCCAACGGTGATTCATTTTCCTTTTGGAGGGGCGGGTCATATGACATCACATCCACATAACCGCGTGCTCTTCGCTGCTTTGTCACATAGTGAAGCTAGACAACGAAATTCTGATATGACACCGGAAAGTTGtgccaaaataaaagtttgaacTACATCGAAATATAGCAAATATACAATATATTTACATATGTCAGTTAATATAAGTTTAAATTTAACTTgagatatttttaacatttgcatttatGTCCTTTTCACCTGGATAAAAGCTATATAACATCGTTTGACGGGCGTTATTTAAACCTTATAGTGAAAATCCCAACAGGAAATGTATGTAATTGCTGTTGACTTAACGATAGTTTAAGCTAAGCTGGGTGGTTAACGGCGAGACTAGTACAACTGACCGTCAGCAAATTCATTACCACAGGTAATTTGGGGGGTATTTCTCAGCAGACATCTGCGCTGGTTTGTTTCCATCGTTGGATTTGAGCTTAAATTTAGGTGTCGATACCAAAGCAGGTGCGTTCAGCTTGTTTCTTCTAGTTTGGTGCTAGCATTAGCTTAGCTGCTCAACTAGTTAGCAGCCTAACTAGCTACAGTTATCGTGGATGTAATTTAAAACGACAAAGCCCAGATATATCTCTTCATCACATTCAGTGTATAATGGTCAGCAGGTTGAGTGTAACGATTAGATTGTCAGTCAGCTCATTTCcagtttgttattttggggGATTATTGTAGCTCATGCTGGGACTATTGTATTTCAGCAGCAGCATGCGGCGCTCCTCAGGCAGATGGTGGTATTAagagctgaaaaaaacaaaaactgtttttttcccctctttgatAAGCATGGGAATAAAATCAcgttaaatgtgtgttttgttttttactttcaaaACAGAACACTATGAATCAAGAGAAGCTCGCTAAACTTCAGGCTCAGGTCCGAATAGGTGGAAAGGTAAGAGTCTGCTGGATCTCTTCTTTTATTCTAATTATGGTAACTTAACAGATGTCACATTTTGGATTCATCTGTCATGGGTTCATTTTCCTGCTCATTTCAAGGTGTGATGGTATTCAGCTGAGGTCAGGTGTTTCCTCCTGACCTCAGCATTCCCTTTTTGGGGGAGGGCAGAGCTGTGCCCCTTCATCTGTGGCCTCTCTGGCTTTGTTCACATTTATTGTGAAGCCTTCAGTCACACACTAGGTGgcgttatttgtttttcttgctctGAAATTCCTTTAACCTCACGTCGACAttctcaacattttttttttaaactggagtGACCCTCAACAGACTCTTGTTTCTGTGTATCTATCACAATGAATTTGTGGTGCTGAAATATAGATGCATAATGTCTGGTTTAAATATTTGGGTGGGAGTAAAGCTCttccttaaaataaaaaacaaaaggttagTGGACACTAGTTTAGCTCACTGGGTGGAGGAGGCAACCAATATCTCACATGGCTTAAGCACCTTTCTATGTTTTCTGTTCTTCAACCTATAGAAGCTTTCTGATAATTCAACCATCACAGAAGTTTGATTCGCTTCAATTGAGTAGTGTGGTTTGAACTTTTGGACTAACTTCCCTTTTTTGGGTGTAATATTTTGCTTACCAGTGCATCAATACTGACCATGTTTTGCTTAATATGGTCACATGGAAGGTCACATGACATACAGTAAGGTATGTCTTTTCTCTtggtacttaaaaaaaatcagttgtaCTTGTCCAGTGGAGTGACCTGTGCTGTGACACTGTGAACATAAACAGGATTTCTTTACATTACACAGCTTGACAAAACCCCCAGTATCACCACCGTGGTTGGCAGCTTTCTTTCTTAATCCAGTTACATATAAGTAAAGAAAGCAGTGCTGCAGAAAATCATGTGAATTCATACATTTGTTTATGTTGTCACTTAGTACATTCTCAGTGCTACTGTTTGTTTCTCATGTGACATGGAATCTTCACATTACTCAGTGTGTCTCCCATATACCAATGAAGATGACGTGGTGTTTACCTTTGTTCCAAAGTGAAAACATTTCCTTTGATTTTGTTGCCTGTTGATAACTAGCCTTGAAATAGGCTTATGCTCTATTAGCTGTATTGCTGGCACTGTAAAACAGACTTGGTATAAAATGAACCAAGcatcaaaatgtgttttctttatctCTAAATGAATTCAGGTACATTTCTGAGAGTGCACCAATTCTGCTTTAATTGTACTGCTCGGCTTCTTTCTGTGGGATAAATTTTCTTCTTCAGCAGTTTGAGTAACGTGCATAATCTCCTTCGGACTAGGTTATATGTTTAGCACCAGTCATGTAAAATAAGGGAACTCATTATGTCTGTCTTTATGGTACACCGCTCAGTAGGGCTGTtcaatataacgatatatatcggatgacgatataaaaacatctatagtttcattttacgctatcatttgtttcgtggtgtcgcaaaataaactgtttacggcaatatttttttcatcgttttgatggtcactgcagtggctatattaatttcttaaagttctctctttctcttatatttaatataatcaCACTACTGACGGACAAGcacctgtttttatgcattgtcgttagcaacaacgtcagtgtttattttccacataaacctttcacaataaagctcaagatcctgttaagacttttcaaaataaactgaatcacgtgaaagagtgtgcggagtatttacggatgagaagcaaaaaagagctgttaggtgctaaaaaaataaatcttagactcaaacgttagaacaggcttttccctgcagcacaccgtgtaataaatactcacaaagaaaacggcggccgttacaacttatgtctaaaaatgtatcgtttcatgctaaaaatgtatcgtttcatgcattggttaaaacactcgactccagttacacgacgcccagctggaaacacttcccgcaagtcgagctgcccgagattcacagaatttacagaaaatgttacatttttgtgatttatatcgttatcgggcgATAGATGTCTTacatcgggatatgagatttatcgcacagccctaccgCTCAGGTCTTCCTAACTGGACAgatgtttaaatttaaagtgaagTATGTTCCATACTTTCAGCCGCTCCCTTTAGTGATCACCATAGTAGATcacctgcctccatctcaccctatccctagcaTCTTCTCTGTCATACCAACCCCCTGCATGTCTTCCTTCACTGCTTTCATGAATTCTTCACTGTGGTTTTGCTCTCTTCCTGCAGCCTGGCAGTGCCATCTTCAACATCCATTGTCCAATATATACACTACCCCTGTTCGGCACATATCCAagccatctcagccttgcctctctaacttgaGCTGTCcttctgatgtactcatttctaatcctgtccatcctgATCACTACCAGTGAGAATCTTAGCATTTTCAGCCCTTCCTTCTGTCCTTTTTGTCATTGCCACCACTGCTGCAGCATGACGCCACAGCATGTCGCTGCAACATGTTAATGAAAAGGTTTGGTTCTGTGTTTGCTTGTCTAACCAGTGacaaatacacaacagtggTTGTACACATGGCAGGTTCTTCAGTTTTCCTACTGTTTACACTCACAATGTTGGTGCATGTGGGAAGCCTAACTTCCAGCTGAAAATTCCAAGATTTCCAACTTTCCATTTCAAATGGAGCACTGTATTTTAGCTGTTTGTGGATGTACCGACGCTGCTCTGCAATTTTGACACTAAGTACTAGAGGCTAGTAGAGGCTCTCCATTTTCTATTAGttaatctgttttgttttgtttttttctatttaaaatgaTTGTAATGAATGAGCCAATCACAATCATTGTGGGTTGTGTAAATGCAGCTGCTTCTGGGGAAATTTGGGGTTCAAAATCTTTACCAAAGACACCGACCTTGAAAATTACCTGACTactgctctgcctcctgagccacagtaTTTATAGATTAATGTAATTATCTTGAAGAATGCACTCTGAGATGGAAAGAATAAGCCActcatttataataataataaaaacaggtcTTTTTCTGTGAGGGTAATTTTATGTCCGTGACAGGATGACGCGTGTGACCTTAACTATGTTTGACATTCTGGTTCACTCGGTTATGAaatccattttttccccttcaggGAACGGCCCGCAGGAAGAAAAAGGTTGTTCACAAAACGGCAACAGCTGACGACAAAAAGCTGCAGGGCTCTCTGAAGAAACTGGCAGTGAACAACATCGCAGGGATAGAAGAGGTGAGCCATCAAAGGGAAACTAATGCTACTGtcactctctgtgtctgttctattttgatttgtttctttctgaGGATCCTGAATTTTTTATCATTATGTCATGCGGCATACGAAAGGATGAAAGATGGGGGGGGGCGCCTAAGTGAAATGCAGTCATGTCATCTTCCAGTTTATTTTTAGGGAGCTTTCAGCAAATGGGCATACCATAAAGTGTCTGTGTTACATCAGAGCATAAACAAAAAAGGGACCTTTACCTGatgcacatttgttttgttttctttttttgactgaatatatattttgtctttACAGCATACTGTTTATATTAAGATAATTACAGCAgttagttttgttgttgtttttttgcagggCCTGTACAGTGTGGTGATTTTGGGCtagatgtatatatttttttcgtTACTTTGGCATCAAGCatcaaataatataatatattttgttttccattGATGAGTTTGATTATGCTCAACCCAGCCCCTAGCTTAAATCTGTTTACCTTATATGTGgctgttttaaatgtgcaaactgTGGTGTTTAGTGCCTCAGGAAAAACATGATTCATAGACCAGTCTTAAATCCAACAGTCTCATACGTCTTTATTTTGGTTGAATCACATCACACACTTGCTCATTTGGAACCTGATACAGTCACATAGCATAATCTGTACAGTGGGTGTTTCTGGGACAGGCCCAACAAAAACTACTCAAAGGACATTAATGCATTTGTCACAGATTCTTGAAAACTGAAATGTCTTCTGTGTTTGTAGTACTTTATTTCCTCAGAGCATTAAGACgtatttctgtttttggaaTCCTCTTCCCACCAGAGTGTCTAATATACCTGGGCTGGTCTTAGTAAGCCTGACAGTGCAAAATCTTGTAGGATAAAGGCTCTAATCCAGACTGTGCggtttccctctttctctcaggtGAATATGATAAAAGATGACGGGACGGTGATTCACTTCAACAACCCCAAAGTTCAGGCGTCTCTGTCTGCCAACACCTTCGCCATCACGGGCcacggagagaccaaacagctgACAGAGATGCTTCCCGGCATCCTGAGCCAGCTGGGAGCCGACAGCCTCAGCAGCCTGCGCAAGCTGGCTGAGCAGTTCCCACGGCAATGtgagcatgcacacacaaaaacacacgttCCGTGTCACAATGTCAGAGTGCCCTCTGAGGTTGTCATGCGAATAATGGTCACGGTCACGTCagacagaggttttttttttttgtcacacaaGAATTATTGTGGTGAGAGGAGAGACTATTGTTCAGGTCTCCCTGTTGGCAAACGCAGAGCTTAAATGACTTGGGCGTTTGCAGCTGGTCATGGCTGAACTTGCTTAAGACACTTGCTCTTACATTATTGTGCATTAATCCAGCAGTGTTTTGTTTAGAGTTACTGAGGATTAGACGTAACGTGACTGTGAGTCTGAAAGATTCAGAGCACTCAGGGTAGTTGGTAGTTGGTAAGGGCAGGAACGCTTCCAGCACACGGTCTGAGCATCTAGATGATTCAGTCTGCAGGGGCTGGCCTTGTAGATGATGCACATGGAGATGAAAATAAACCCAGTGAAGCAAACATGGGAGACAGGACCATCTTTTTCACTTGGAAGCACAGCACAGCTAACCCTGTGCTGTGAATCTGTGCAGAGTCCAACACAGGAgcagaaataaaggaaaatgtcaCCGTGACGTCTTCTTAGGGGCCGTTCTGCAGCTTATGATAATGTTTTGTGGTCTTTTAGCACAGCTACTCTGATATTATGTTTGCAGCTCATCCTGCAAGTTGTGTGGCAGGTTCTGTGCCTCTCTcgtagactgtaaataaaagatggctgaTGTAATTTGACACATTTCTTTTTGGACTCTGACTTTTAAACATCAGCATTAGTTAGCTTGAGTACAGCGTGATAGCTGTCACTTAGGTGTGTAACAGACTAAATATGAGAAATATGatagtaaaataaaactgaaacacaaagttCCTGGATGACCTGTAGCAAACAAACATAATATTTCTCATAACTGTACTAAGGTGTTCCAAAAGGCACCACAATTCCATTTGGTGGGGGTGGTGATACACATCAGTCAGCACTACCACACCTCTAACTAAGCAATAACAAAAGTGAGTCACTATCTAGTTGTGATGAAGCGatcatttatttcttcttcgGAAAATTAGTCATTTTAACATCAGAGTCTATAACATTAGGGTTAATCATGATATTTCTAGCTTAATTTTACAGCCCTGGAGgttgttgtttggttttaatGGTGGGTTATATTTAGTCTGCAATAATTTCCCAGCAGAGCACCGCTTTGTACCAAGGGATCAGTGGATGTTAGCATTGTGGAAGTTGTAATGTGACCCTTAACATTTgatacatttttgtgttttcatttttttttagcaatggAAATGAAAGCAGTCAAGGAGGAAAACGCAGAAGAGGATGATGACGATGTCCCAGGTATTGATACAAATTATTATCCTTGAAGTAAACAAAGCTTCTTCCTCTGTAAAATCTCACTTTAGTTTTTTATATCTGGTTCTGATCTTGCTTGGGGCACATATAGTAGTTCATcagttattttgtgtgtttaatcaGATAGTTTAAAGGTTCAGGGTATCAGGaataatgggggggggggggggttccctTGAGGAGTAAATCACTGTCACTTTCAGCAGTTGTCTCTTGAATCTCTTTAACCGAACACTGTGCTCTGCTTTCAGAACAAAATCAGGTgatctttgttgttttctgtcttgCAGATCTCGTGGAGAACTTTGACGAAGCCTCAAAGAATGAAGCAAActgattttccttttatttttatttttttttgcccccTTGGTCAaccgttttcagtttttaattttaattttttttaacctctcacAGCCTCACAAGGGGCACCTCCCTTTGTGGGGGAACGGTTGTTAAAGGTGCGGTGCATCATCTCCAGAGACGTGAACCATTTCGGGTTAGCCTGCAGCCGCAGCAGCActacgacacacacacacacacctaagtTCTGATTTCACTAGTCGGTGATATTGTGGACACAGTATCTGTAACTCTCAGCACCCAAAGGACTCGCAATAGTTTAGAAATAAACTTCTTATATGGTTAAATGTGGCTAGTATTTAAGAGATTATTAAATTGCAGTTAATGTGAATGAGTGATTCACTTAACATTATAGTGGTGATTAtgaatttaataaaacatttttgggCTATTAGAGTTTCTCTTCATTTACTTTACTGTTCAGATTTGTCAACCATATTTTGCTACCTATCCGCCTCGATGAGCAGCTGTAAAGTGGTCTGGTGAGGCCTTAATGTGTGAAATACTTGTTTTCATTAGTAACTGAGCTCTCATGTACTCCAGAAGTCCTAATGTCAAAGTGTAATAAATTATTGGGACAAACTCCTTCAGTCAAAGTAAAATTTTCTTTGTCGGGACACTGAGTCAGATGCTCTTTGGTTACAGTGTGTCCATGAGCTCTCGTGGAGACAGGGATAAGGAAGGGGGGCATCCAGAATCCTTTCT includes:
- the LOC113010965 gene encoding transcription factor BTF3 homolog 4-like — its product is MNQEKLAKLQAQVRIGGKGTARRKKKVVHKTATADDKKLQGSLKKLAVNNIAGIEEVNMIKDDGTVIHFNNPKVQASLSANTFAITGHGETKQLTEMLPGILSQLGADSLSSLRKLAEQFPRQSMEMKAVKEENAEEDDDDVPDLVENFDEASKNEAN